One stretch of Prunus persica cultivar Lovell chromosome G1, Prunus_persica_NCBIv2, whole genome shotgun sequence DNA includes these proteins:
- the LOC18788330 gene encoding spermidine synthase, giving the protein MAEEIVAGSADFPLKRSREEEENGVYAASTVSVETDTGKEADGVSAVIPGWFSEISPMWPGEAHSLKIEKILFQGKSDYQDVMVFQSSTYGKVLVLDGVIQLTERDECAYQEMITHLPLCSIPNPVKVLVIGGGDGGVLREVARYSSIEQIDICEIDKMVVDVSKQFFPAVAVGYEDPRVKLHVGDGVAFLKAVPAGTYDAVIVDSSDPIGPAQELFEKPFFQTVANALRPGGVVCTQAESIWLHMHIIEDIVANCRQIFKGSVNYAWTTVPTYPSGVIGFMLCSTEGPAVDFKHPVNPIDANDSQKSRPLKFYNSEIHTAAFCLPSFAKKVIDAKAN; this is encoded by the exons ATGGCGGAAGAGATTGTGGCGGGGTCTGCTGATTTTCCATTGAAGAGGtccagagaagaagaagagaacggAGTTTATGCGGCCTCAACCGTGTCCGTGGAGACTGATACTGGCAAAGAGGCTGATGGTGTTTCTGCTGTTATTCCTGGGTGGTTTTCAGAGATTAGCCCAATGTGGCCag GAGAGGCACATTCCTTGAAGATAGAGAAGATTCTATTTCAAGGGAAGTCTGACTATCAGGATGTGATGGTCTTCCAG TCATCAACATATGGAAAGGTTCTTGTATTGGATGGGGTGATTCAGCTAACCGAAAGGGATGAATGTGCCTATCAAGAAATGATTACTCATCTTCCCCTCTGCTCAATTCCAAACCCAGTGAAg GTTTTGGTTATCGGTGGAGGAGATGGTGGAGTTCTGCGGGAAGTGGCTCGCTATTCTTCTATTGAGCAGATAGATATATGTGAGATTGACAAGATGGTGGTTGAT GTGTCTAAGCAGTTTTTCCCTGCCGTAGCTGTTGGATATGAGGACCCACGAGTCAAGCTTCATGTTGGTGATG GAGTTGCATTTTTGAAGGCTGTTCCTGCAGGAACTTATGATGCAGTAATAGTGGACTCTTCTGACCCAATAG GTCCTGCACAAGAGCTTTTTGAGAAGCCCTTTTTTCAGACAGTAGCAAATGCTCTTCGTCCAGGAGGAGTCGTGTGTACACAGGCAGAGAGTATATGGCTTCACATGCACATCATTGAGGATATTGTGGCCAACTGTCGCCAGATATTTAAAGGCTCCGTCAACTACGCATGGACTACAGTCCCTACATATCCAAG TGGGGTGATTGGTTTTATGCTTTGTTCTACCGAGGGACCTGCTGTGGATTTTAAGCACCCTGTGAATCCAATTGATGCAAATGACAGTCAAAAATCAAGACCATTGAAATTTTACAACTCTGAG ATTCACACAGCTGCTTTCTGTCTACCATCTTTTGCAAAGAAGGTGATTGATGCAAAAGCAAATTGA
- the LOC18788994 gene encoding uncharacterized protein LOC18788994, whose product MTDKFPNNLIQLGFLYVVPLHLLELCTAFVTVNLALTTLAEGKKTASKANFRGTLVTSIWVLFFSTCTVLGSVWLASIYYVILNNLGYNCKLYFGVLYRAACMALLAKYLEWRSIWNMAIVVSILEDANGANALILSAHLSRGNERQGLLITLVFSVLGLALRWSGLFFECYERGNGIFAQVGLFCMVNVVKWVVYMVYFDNCKRRILKKKVDMEMGKVERSNLRTEKTEPADNNSSDCRTKLETE is encoded by the coding sequence ATGACCGATAAATTTCCCAACAACTTGATTCAACTGGGATTTCTTTATGTGGTGCCTCTTCATCTCCTAGAGCTCTGCACTGCTTTTGTCACAGTCAATTTAGCATTGACGACACTcgcagaaggaaaaaaaacagcaTCCAAAGCCAATTTTAGAGGCACTCTTGTCACATCCATCTgggttcttttcttctcaactTGCACTGTACTTGGATCAGTATGGTTAGCATCAATCTACTATGTTATATTGAACAACTTGGGGTACAACTGTAAGCTGTATTTTGGAGTGTTATATAGGGCAGCTTGTATGGCACTGCTGGCAAAGTACTTAGAATGGAGGTCTATATGGAACATGGCCATAGTGGTTTCAATATTGGAGGATGCAAATGGAGCTAATGCATTGATACTATCTGCTCATCTAAGCAGAGGCAACGAGCGGCAAGGGCTTCTCATAACGCttgttttctctgttttggGGCTTGCTTTAAGGTGGTCAGGGCTCTTTTTTGAATGCTATGAAAGAGGAAATGGGATTTTTGCTCAGGTTGGGCTTTTCTGCATGGTTAATGTGGTGAAGTGGGTCGTATATATGGTTTATTTTGACAACTGCAAAAGGCggattttgaagaagaaagttGACATGGAAATGGGAAAAGTTGAGAGGAGTAATCTGAGAACAGAGAAAACAGAACCTGCTGATAATAATAGTTCAGATTGTAGAACAAAACTAGAAACAGAGTAG